Genomic segment of Primulina tabacum isolate GXHZ01 chromosome 11, ASM2559414v2, whole genome shotgun sequence:
CATTCGCTGAGAGTAAATGTTTAGCACAAAAATGAAGAGTAACAAAGGAGCTTTTCCATTTGTATTCCCTTCTAAAACGAgaaaacttttgcatttaataCGAACATTTTAGCTTTGACAATTGGTAGTTGTTCATGCCAATTATAATAGATGTCATAGACCCTTGCATCTACATCCTTCATATGGTGGAGAACGCATGATTTGCAGGATGTGCCCAACTTGCCTTTAGAGGTATTAAACATTGGCTGCTTTAGGTGTTCTAGCGGTAGAGCACAAATTTCTTGGGCAAAATTATCTAAAACTTTAAAATTAGTCCTTATTCAACCAATCTTATTCAAGTCACTTCTATTTTTTTCCCGATCAAATCAACAAACTAAATCCTAGGACGGTCATCAGGGAAAAAAAGTCAAAACTAACTTGTGAATAAACTAAACGAACACAAGGATATTACGAAAACAGTAAGATGAAGTCCAATTTCACAAGGGtaattaaacaaaaaactaACCAGCAGAAGTTGCTTTGCAAGATCAATAGATATCAAACCAGCACTGCATCCCATTCCACCAAGATTATAGCTCAAAATATTCCCTCTAAGCTTGTAATGGTTCACGACCATTGCCGAAAGAGATGGTGTTGGGTTAAACAAGCTGCAATTCACCACAAGAATCCCAATATCTTTAGCTTTTACACCGGTTTTCGCTAGCAATTCATCAATCGCCCCGAACATAACCATCTCCGCTTCTTTTCTTGCCTCTGACATGCATGGGTTTGCAGGCACACTTAAAATGGCTTCCGGGAAATACGTCTTCTGTCCCAAACCCGACCTTTCCAagattttcttttgaaaagctaaattttcaggtgtaaaagtATTTGCTTCAATTGATCTTTCCATAAACAGTTCTTTGCTACAAATAAACTTAGAATCGGGCTTGTAACATGCGAAGTCTACTAGGTACACTTTTCTTGGCCTAGTCATGAAGTAAAGAGTGGTTAAAAAAACCATGAGCGAAGAACATACGAAGACCGAGACGATATTGAATTTGATCAGTTGATACCATAAAAGGACCAAATCATCGACCGTTACACTGGAGAGATGAACCGAGGAAAGCCCGAGTAAAGGGAATAGAAACAAGTACATGGCATGTGATATCAGGTAGTGATAGCCAAGTTTCACATATTTCAGCCTAACAGATTGAACAAAGTTGGGAAAACTATTACACTCTTTTCTCTCACTTGTACAGTCGATCAAAATCTTTCCGGTTTCGGCATTTTTTTTCATGATCTCTTCATTCCCCATGTTCCTAAACAAATCGTAGGAACAACCCCACTGATCAAAACGAAATCTTTGGCTAAGGCAAACCCAGAAAACCGGTGGGAGATTTCCAGGAATGATGAAGAGGAGAGAAACAACAGCTTGTGATGtaaaaatggaggggaaatatgtTAATATTTAAAGGGCGGAAGTGTGTGTAATGTGTTGGAATGGATGCAACCACCCCAACGAACCTTTTAATTGTAGTCGCGGAGTGGCATTGAATTTGCCAGACGGGGAAATAGCAGGATTTCGTGTGGAGTGATTTTATCatgttatttttatataaatttcattGGTTGGTTTGGTCCACGCTTGCCAGGTTTATTTCTGTTTTGCCACGCCTTTGCATGTGGCTAGCTGTTCAGGTTTCcagcttaattattttattattattttccatTCACATCGCGTTAAACAGTATGATGGATACGATTCAGAGATTGAAGTTAGAGAAATTTTTCACTATAATAATGAACTGTCAAGtagacaattttttttaataaatgatcattattttcattatatgttAAATGTTTTCGAGTCAAATAAATTAATGTACTTCCGATTTTACAAACAATTAAAATGGACGAAAGAATATTAGTGTTAATCTAATGTGCATTGCTTTGATTGATCTATTATATATACTTAATGTGTGTGTCCTTCGGTTTTTATTCAtctgttttttattatttattgagTACAtagatttttatattaataatgatATATTTAGCTTTTTTCGtacaaaaatttaataaaaaagttGCAGTCATATGCATTAGATTTTGTCATATTTCtcataaacaataaatttatccttaaatttttttaaatttaagtcaATTGAACTATAGTgtcatttaaattaaaatatattcaatgtataatttatcataaattttttaatttgtgtAATTATCTGATTATAATGATTTATATTACTTCATTTcacaataattttaattaatacaCTTACTTAgcgataatttttttaaaaaatcatattttaaattcattagGGTTAGGATGTGTGATATTTTATCGACAAAATTTGCTTAGTTTTTTTATGCAACTGCAATGCATGTTCTTCTTAAAACGTAAATATATtcgatcatttttttattttataataatttaatattatgattCATTTTTTTGGTCAATCAATATAGATTCCTTAACGCGATTTCGTATTGTTTCTTCATTTTTTCCAATCAACTAAACTTTATATAACATGTGCTTAAATTATTTTCCTTTATATTGAATATGtaaaattgtttaatttattttcaattatcatcttgttaaattaatattatttaaaaaaattatatataactCTTATGATTTCCTatattttaacttttttttaagatttcaaatcagaatttttctttttcattcaaaaaaaaatgtatatatataatgattattattaagtAATTATATGTTGGAGTGAAATATTAAGTTGtcaattaatgattttttttaatatcatcGATTCGATGaaaatattaagaaaatttgatatttttcaaaaaattaaaatataattatttctttattctttattatcttttcattctttcattttttcCTCTCATTTCATTTTGAAACATGATTGTAAATCAAAGTTCATATTCATGAATAATTGCATTATGACATCGAAGTGCGTGTCATTTCTTAAAAATAGAAActatacaaataaaaaaattaatttatattttagatTTTCTATATATAGATATGTATTCATCTTTATTACCTTTTATTATATGTATTTAGTATGATAAGATGGACTCCTATCCTCTGATTTTAAATAACTGATTTGATTGTTTCGTTTATGATGACCTAACAAAAAACATCACAAGTTTTCATATCATAAAGAGAATCTTAGATAACCAAACAAAAACCATCACAAGTTTCATATCAAATTAGTT
This window contains:
- the LOC142518381 gene encoding 3-ketoacyl-CoA synthase 11-like, which codes for MGNEEIMKKNAETGKILIDCTSERKECNSFPNFVQSVRLKYVKLGYHYLISHAMYLFLFPLLGLSSVHLSSVTVDDLVLLWYQLIKFNIVSVFVCSSLMVFLTTLYFMTRPRKVYLVDFACYKPDSKFICSKELFMERSIEANTFTPENLAFQKKILERSGLGQKTYFPEAILSVPANPCMSEARKEAEMVMFGAIDELLAKTGVKAKDIGILVVNCSLFNPTPSLSAMVVNHYKLRGNILSYNLGGMGCSAGLISIDLAKQLLLVHPNSYALVVSMENITLNWYCGNNRSMLVSNCIFRMGGAAILLSNKPSDKHRAKYQLIHTVRTHKGADDRSYSCVFQEEDDKKVIGVALSKDLMAVAGEALKTNITTLGPLVLPMSEQLLFFVTLVARKVLKMKIKPYIPDFKLAFEHFCIHAGGRAVLDEIEKNLELSEWHMEPSRMTLYRFGNTSSSSLWYELAYSEAKGRIRKGDRTWQIAFGSGFKCNSAVWKALRRIEPAKENNPWMDEVDEFPVEVPKVAHIG